One Lutra lutra chromosome 7, mLutLut1.2, whole genome shotgun sequence DNA window includes the following coding sequences:
- the GANC gene encoding neutral alpha-glucosidase C isoform X5 yields the protein MEAAGKEEISVEDEAVDKNIFKDCNKIAFYRRQKQQLSRSSTYKASLDSATTGKDSTKFRIINETTKPVGEFSPETPFLAASPRMQGYL from the exons ATGGAAGCTGCTGGGAAAGAGGAAATCAG tGTTGAAGATGAAGCTGtggataaaaacattttcaaagattGCAACAAGATTGCTTTCTACAG GCGTCAGAAACAGCAGCTCTCCAGGAGCTCAACCTATAAGGCATCACTAGACTCAGCCACGACAGGCAAAGACAGCACCAAGTTCCGAATCATCAATGAAACAACCAAG CCTGTTGGCGAGTTTTCACCAGAGACTCCATTTCTGGCAGCATCTCCAAGGATGCAGGGATATCTCTGA